The following are encoded in a window of Brevibacillus sp. DP1.3A genomic DNA:
- a CDS encoding type I restriction-modification system subunit M, which yields MNKQQLATKIWESANKMRSKIEANEYKDYILGFIFYKYLSDKELKFLKENNFTQDDIEALAEEDAETVKYVRENVGYFIAYKDLFSTWLKMGKDFDISNVTDALSAFNRLINPSHKKVFEGIFNTLQTGLSKLGDSSASRTKAISDLIQLIKDIPMDGKQDYDVLGFIYEYLISMFAANAGKKAGEFYTPHEVSLLMSEIVADHLKDRMEINIYDPTSGSGSLLINIGRSVAKHIDDENNIKYYAQELKQNTYNLTRMNLVMRGILPDNIVTRNADTLEDDWPYFDEANPVETYNPLYVDAVVSNPPYSQHWDPTNKENDPRYARFGLAPKSKADYAFLLHDLFHLKPDGIMTIVLPHGVLFRGGEEGEIRRKLIEGNHIDAIIGLPADIFYGTGIQTIIMVLKQKRENTDILIVDASKCFIKFGKNNKLRASDIKKIVDAVTARADIDKFSRKVSREEIRRNEYYLYISRYVDSSEVAEKWDLYASMFGGIPLSEIVELGEYWSAFPGLKEALFTKGVGPYAELAVGDIEQTVDEHPAVKTFISNFMCAFGDFDGFLKSELITNMAGINISKEEAVLSADIFTRLISIPLINKYEAYQLLNDEWAKISIDLEVIQTEGFSAVRKVDPNMVIKKKDGKEEEVQDGWIGHVIPFELVQRTLLSAEYEALKQKEGRLAEISSEYDEILDSLSEEEKNSSVTNDSSDAFVGKEVGEKLKEIYADVDTQEIKALNTYATLSRKADKLAFISAQVDVVWSKMKASNDGTYAKKAVNAYLAELQSVFEFPEESFEAKIIKVSKLMAEEKEVKAQVKADSAALHMKTKETIKSLSDEQALELLEQKWIFPLMESIKQLPHTVINVLINNVKALSKKYAVTYSAVESEIQETESILSAFIDELVGNEYDMKGLSEFQRLLKGE from the coding sequence ATGAATAAGCAACAACTTGCGACGAAAATATGGGAATCCGCTAATAAAATGCGTTCAAAGATTGAGGCCAACGAATATAAAGATTACATTTTAGGTTTCATATTTTACAAGTACCTTTCAGACAAGGAGTTAAAGTTTCTGAAAGAAAACAACTTTACCCAGGATGATATCGAGGCTCTTGCTGAAGAAGATGCCGAAACCGTAAAGTATGTTCGTGAAAATGTCGGATACTTTATTGCCTACAAGGACTTGTTCTCAACTTGGCTCAAAATGGGCAAGGATTTTGATATTTCTAATGTCACGGATGCCTTGTCAGCATTTAACCGTCTTATTAATCCCTCTCATAAGAAGGTGTTTGAGGGTATATTTAATACCTTGCAGACCGGTTTAAGCAAACTCGGTGACAGCTCCGCATCTCGAACAAAAGCTATCAGCGATCTGATTCAGCTGATTAAAGATATTCCTATGGATGGCAAGCAGGACTACGATGTTCTTGGCTTCATCTATGAATATCTGATTAGCATGTTTGCTGCCAATGCCGGAAAAAAAGCAGGCGAGTTTTACACCCCGCATGAAGTATCTCTTCTTATGTCCGAAATTGTTGCAGACCATTTGAAGGACAGGATGGAAATCAATATTTATGACCCAACGAGCGGTTCGGGCTCTCTATTGATAAACATAGGTCGTTCTGTTGCAAAGCATATTGATGATGAAAACAACATCAAATACTATGCACAGGAGTTGAAGCAGAATACATACAACCTCACTCGTATGAATTTAGTTATGCGTGGCATCCTCCCGGATAATATCGTAACCCGCAACGCTGATACTTTGGAAGATGATTGGCCGTACTTTGATGAAGCCAACCCAGTGGAAACATACAATCCACTTTATGTGGATGCAGTTGTTTCCAATCCTCCGTACTCACAGCATTGGGACCCGACTAATAAGGAAAACGATCCCCGTTACGCACGTTTCGGCCTCGCTCCGAAATCAAAAGCCGATTATGCTTTTCTGCTTCATGACTTATTCCATCTTAAGCCGGATGGCATCATGACGATAGTTCTTCCGCACGGTGTTTTATTCCGTGGCGGTGAAGAGGGCGAGATTCGCAGAAAGTTGATTGAAGGCAATCACATTGATGCTATCATCGGACTTCCTGCCGATATTTTCTATGGTACAGGCATTCAGACAATCATCATGGTTTTGAAGCAAAAGCGTGAGAATACCGATATTTTGATTGTTGATGCATCCAAATGTTTTATTAAATTTGGCAAAAACAATAAACTCAGAGCATCTGATATTAAAAAGATCGTTGATGCCGTAACTGCCAGAGCCGATATTGACAAATTCTCAAGGAAAGTCAGCCGTGAAGAAATCCGTCGAAATGAATACTACTTATATATTTCTAGATACGTTGATTCCTCTGAAGTCGCAGAGAAATGGGACTTATATGCGTCTATGTTTGGCGGTATTCCCTTGAGTGAAATTGTCGAACTTGGCGAGTATTGGAGTGCTTTCCCGGGATTAAAAGAGGCATTGTTTACAAAAGGTGTAGGTCCTTACGCTGAATTGGCTGTCGGCGATATTGAACAGACTGTCGATGAGCATCCCGCCGTAAAAACGTTTATTTCCAATTTCATGTGTGCTTTTGGAGACTTTGACGGTTTCTTGAAAAGCGAGCTTATAACGAATATGGCGGGCATCAATATTTCAAAAGAAGAGGCTGTTTTAAGTGCTGACATTTTTACCCGCCTTATTTCCATTCCGCTTATTAACAAATATGAAGCCTATCAATTGCTTAATGACGAGTGGGCAAAAATATCTATTGACCTGGAAGTAATTCAAACAGAGGGCTTCAGCGCTGTTAGAAAAGTTGATCCCAACATGGTTATCAAGAAAAAGGACGGCAAAGAGGAGGAGGTACAGGATGGTTGGATCGGTCATGTAATTCCGTTTGAACTTGTTCAGCGGACACTACTTTCGGCTGAATATGAAGCACTTAAGCAAAAAGAGGGCCGTCTTGCCGAAATCTCCTCTGAATACGATGAAATACTCGACTCGCTCTCCGAAGAAGAAAAGAATTCTAGCGTAACAAACGATTCCAGCGATGCGTTTGTCGGAAAAGAAGTCGGTGAGAAACTCAAAGAAATCTATGCAGATGTGGACACCCAGGAAATTAAGGCTCTGAATACTTATGCCACACTTTCCAGGAAAGCTGACAAACTTGCCTTTATCAGCGCTCAAGTTGATGTAGTATGGTCCAAAATGAAAGCAAGCAATGATGGCACATATGCTAAAAAAGCAGTTAACGCTTATTTAGCAGAGCTTCAATCCGTTTTTGAATTCCCGGAGGAATCCTTTGAAGCAAAAATTATAAAAGTAAGCAAGCTAATGGCCGAAGAAAAGGAAGTAAAAGCACAGGTAAAAGCGGATTCCGCAGCATTGCATATGAAAACAAAAGAAACCATTAAATCGCTGTCCGACGAACAGGCTCTTGAACTGCTTGAACAAAAATGGATTTTTCCGCTCATGGAGAGTATTAAGCAGCTTCCCCATACGGTAATTAATGTTTTGATAAACAACGTCAAAGCCCTTTCTAAAAAATACGCTGTAACATACTCTGCGGTCGAATCGGAGATACAGGAAACGGAGTCTATTCTCTCGGCATTCATTGATGAACTCGTTGGCAACGAATATGATATGAAAGGCCTCAGTGAGTTCCAGAGGCTGTTAAAGGGTGAATGA
- a CDS encoding DUF6602 domain-containing protein, producing the protein MPNYLEYQKSVAAEFKAYEKRVRNLIDDSHWGEDGRYKEIILMNYLKRVLPKNLSVGTGFVRNKTEITSQIDIIIYDNSFPVLFSEGDFVVATPENVIGIVEVKTKVKAIELCATIEKSNKNGAIITENSDALIFNGIFSFNSNNNPDLYIRNMENHDFTPLLRRKHWNQITPPALFSCVNHIALGQRYFLKLWAAGQNPNDIESPHYSIYNMQDGLAFSYFLSNIQDFVIWKSKGYTSKSLPGDLVSFYYPLPEGKESHLVKRILLEQNQNI; encoded by the coding sequence TTGCCAAATTATCTGGAATATCAAAAATCTGTAGCAGCAGAATTCAAAGCATATGAAAAAAGGGTTCGGAACTTAATAGACGATTCTCATTGGGGGGAGGACGGTCGTTATAAAGAGATAATCTTGATGAATTATCTTAAAAGAGTATTACCAAAAAACCTTTCTGTTGGTACCGGTTTTGTAAGGAATAAAACAGAGATTACATCTCAGATCGATATTATTATTTATGATAATTCATTTCCTGTTCTTTTTTCGGAAGGTGATTTTGTTGTTGCAACACCAGAAAATGTTATTGGTATAGTAGAGGTTAAAACCAAGGTGAAAGCAATAGAGTTATGTGCTACTATCGAAAAATCGAATAAAAATGGTGCTATTATTACAGAGAATTCTGATGCGCTAATTTTCAATGGAATTTTTTCTTTTAATAGCAATAATAATCCGGATCTGTACATAAGGAATATGGAGAACCATGATTTCACACCACTTTTAAGAAGAAAACACTGGAATCAAATAACACCTCCAGCACTTTTTTCGTGTGTCAATCACATTGCATTAGGGCAACGCTATTTTCTAAAGTTATGGGCAGCGGGTCAAAATCCAAATGATATAGAATCACCACATTATAGTATTTATAATATGCAAGATGGATTAGCTTTCTCATATTTTTTATCTAATATTCAGGATTTTGTTATATGGAAAAGCAAGGGATATACATCCAAAAGTTTACCAGGAGATCTGGTGTCTTTCTATTATCCATTACCAGAAGGAAAAGAATCGCATTTAGTCAAGAGGATATTGTTAGAACAGAATCAAAACATTTAA
- a CDS encoding TauD/TfdA family dioxygenase: MSNIPYHPTNFHKYSNEDLEPVQIKSVANLSSLELSMLQKRYCEAGFVIFEINNEEPTEESLLLLSKQIGLGDPYVPHIYHKTQLYLSSGLNLIHNNNNIKTIEKTHRAFSTNNEQLLHSDGTLEKIGFINTSILLCVNPAVEGGHTTLFNSVAAFTSHYINNPHNMIPLLDNKALTRTAVNMSGKPYTGPAFQLKEDSLTSRFSIDNTSNWELGFNLVNGLKEAYNTICRSIHPGSPFYLDISLKRKQGIIMANDKIAHGRTTYSDSKRLVIRGLFNRSIKC, from the coding sequence ATGTCAAATATTCCGTATCATCCCACGAATTTTCATAAATATTCAAATGAGGATCTAGAACCAGTACAAATAAAGTCAGTGGCTAATCTATCATCATTAGAATTATCGATGTTACAAAAAAGATATTGTGAAGCTGGTTTCGTGATCTTTGAGATAAATAATGAAGAACCAACAGAGGAATCGTTATTATTACTTTCTAAGCAGATAGGTTTAGGAGATCCGTACGTTCCTCATATATATCACAAAACTCAACTGTATTTATCAAGTGGATTAAACTTAATACACAACAATAATAATATTAAGACCATAGAAAAAACTCACCGGGCTTTTAGCACCAATAATGAACAGTTACTACACTCAGACGGTACTTTAGAGAAGATTGGATTTATTAATACCTCAATTTTACTTTGCGTTAATCCAGCTGTTGAAGGGGGACATACTACACTATTTAATTCTGTTGCAGCATTCACTAGTCATTATATTAACAATCCACATAATATGATTCCTCTTTTGGATAATAAAGCACTAACAAGAACAGCAGTGAACATGTCTGGTAAACCATATACTGGACCTGCATTTCAATTAAAAGAGGATAGTCTTACTTCTAGATTTTCTATTGACAACACAAGTAATTGGGAATTGGGGTTTAATCTGGTTAACGGTTTGAAGGAGGCTTATAATACAATCTGTCGGTCTATACACCCAGGTTCGCCCTTTTATTTAGATATAAGTTTAAAAAGGAAACAAGGAATTATTATGGCCAATGATAAAATTGCTCACGGAAGAACTACTTACTCTGATAGCAAAAGACTTGTAATCAGAGGGTTATTTAACCGTTCAATAAAATGTTAG
- a CDS encoding PhzF family phenazine biosynthesis protein produces the protein MRTKVYVLSAFTKNGEGGNPAGVVLDTKDLTEKDMQVIASTLGFSETAFIFPSTNSDYKIRYFTPNEEVDVCGHATVATFSLLAQRRIIHPGIYTTETKAGVLHVQNFENHRIFLQQNPPSFLEILPSKDIIGSLRINEDQLMPNMPIQIVSTGLRDIIVPVKSLKDLLEIDPDMEGITKISKKYNVTGYHLFTLETLHDSTAHCRNFAPLYDIPEESATGTSNAALACYLVKYNDKKKSRERTFTFEQGYTMNSSSEITVNVSVHLGDITYVQVGGSASTFQEKWIDI, from the coding sequence TTGAGAACTAAAGTATACGTTTTATCTGCTTTCACTAAAAACGGAGAAGGGGGAAACCCTGCGGGAGTTGTTCTAGATACGAAAGATCTCACAGAGAAAGATATGCAAGTTATCGCTAGTACATTAGGTTTTTCAGAGACTGCTTTTATATTCCCTTCTACAAATTCAGATTATAAAATTAGGTATTTTACACCGAATGAAGAAGTAGATGTATGTGGGCATGCCACGGTTGCAACTTTTTCCTTACTAGCTCAAAGAAGAATAATACATCCAGGAATTTATACCACGGAAACAAAAGCGGGGGTACTACATGTACAAAATTTTGAAAATCACAGGATTTTCTTACAGCAAAACCCCCCGAGTTTTTTAGAAATACTTCCTTCTAAAGATATAATAGGATCATTACGTATAAATGAGGACCAATTAATGCCTAATATGCCTATCCAAATTGTTTCTACAGGCTTACGCGACATCATTGTACCTGTAAAAAGTCTTAAAGACTTATTAGAAATAGACCCTGATATGGAAGGAATCACTAAAATAAGTAAAAAGTATAATGTAACGGGGTATCATTTATTTACTCTAGAAACCCTACATGATTCCACAGCTCATTGTAGGAACTTTGCACCTTTATATGACATTCCTGAAGAAAGTGCTACTGGTACATCAAATGCTGCTTTAGCTTGTTACTTAGTAAAATATAATGACAAGAAAAAAAGTAGAGAAAGAACCTTTACTTTTGAACAAGGATATACAATGAACAGCTCCTCAGAAATTACTGTAAATGTATCTGTTCACTTAGGTGATATTACATATGTTCAGGTGGGAGGTTCTGCTTCTACATTCCAAGAAAAATGGATTGATATTTAA
- a CDS encoding NAD(P)H-dependent oxidoreductase yields the protein MATVLYITAHPRDDERSYSMTVGKEFLQVYRSTHPQDEVVHLDLFKLDLPQHDGDVLDARDKLRQGVSFDQLTPAEQSKFGRILQVLEQFIAADKYIFVSPIWNFSYPTVMKNYLDAIVLPGKTVKYNSDGSRTVVLGGKKAVHIQASGSILSPGSGGTYEDCEMGHRHIKAILNFLGVTDFQGIFVEGMQEFANRAEEFKEKALREARQVAEIF from the coding sequence ATGGCAACCGTACTTTATATTACAGCTCACCCACGTGATGATGAGCGTTCCTATTCCATGACAGTAGGGAAAGAATTTTTACAAGTTTACCGTTCCACCCATCCGCAAGACGAGGTCGTGCATCTCGATTTGTTTAAGCTGGATCTCCCTCAACACGATGGTGATGTATTGGATGCACGGGACAAGCTTAGACAGGGAGTGTCTTTCGATCAATTAACGCCTGCTGAGCAAAGTAAATTCGGACGTATTCTCCAAGTCCTTGAACAATTCATAGCTGCAGACAAATATATTTTTGTCTCGCCGATCTGGAATTTTTCCTATCCGACAGTTATGAAGAACTATCTTGACGCGATCGTCCTTCCAGGAAAGACGGTTAAATATAATTCTGACGGCAGTAGAACCGTTGTGCTTGGCGGTAAAAAAGCAGTTCATATTCAAGCATCTGGAAGTATCTTGTCGCCTGGCTCAGGGGGGACCTACGAAGATTGTGAAATGGGGCACCGTCACATAAAAGCCATTCTGAACTTTTTAGGTGTAACGGATTTTCAAGGCATCTTTGTTGAGGGGATGCAAGAGTTCGCTAATCGAGCGGAGGAGTTCAAGGAAAAGGCGCTCCGAGAAGCACGTCAAGTAGCGGAAATTTTCTAA
- a CDS encoding carboxymuconolactone decarboxylase family protein codes for MQSRMKNPVIILPEVGQSLQALGKALFTSAEKNGVPARTLFLAYLRISQINGDSVCVTLHSNNAKNAGESTERILAVAAWRDTSNFTDAERAVLALSESMTRLNEQSQPVPDEVYEEAARHYDEAALATLIAGIATANLYNRINVSTRQVADVLAKK; via the coding sequence ATGCAATCCAGAATGAAAAACCCTGTTATCATTTTGCCCGAAGTGGGCCAATCCTTGCAGGCGTTGGGCAAAGCCTTATTTACGTCAGCCGAGAAAAACGGTGTGCCGGCCCGCACTCTTTTCCTTGCCTACCTTCGTATTAGCCAAATCAACGGAGATAGCGTCTGCGTCACTCTTCATTCCAACAACGCGAAGAATGCAGGCGAATCTACAGAGCGAATTCTAGCTGTAGCCGCATGGCGCGATACGTCGAATTTCACCGATGCGGAACGTGCTGTGCTAGCGCTGAGTGAGTCGATGACTCGACTTAACGAACAATCCCAGCCTGTGCCGGACGAAGTATACGAAGAAGCAGCCCGTCACTATGATGAAGCGGCGCTGGCTACGCTTATTGCTGGAATCGCTACAGCCAACCTTTATAACCGGATTAACGTCTCTACTCGTCAAGTCGCAGACGTTTTGGCCAAAAAATAA
- a CDS encoding heparan-alpha-glucosaminide N-acetyltransferase domain-containing protein, whose product MEKNLAQVESKRIFYLDFARGLAVFFMIMQHAMIMHERTSGEGDTLLGNLFVLLGTAPAAPVFIFIMGVFAVRSKKSVAENMIRGCKIFAFGYVLNALRFTIPFSLAGDSGVAVSHLFMVDIFQLAGLSLIFFSALKKLAEHAFILPAFILGILLISPYLWGLKSDLYIFDPLWGAGANTQFPLFPWGVYFLLGMYVSKYLQTQKLEEQIKKKYLMGCLILGIAGAAMFPLFPIGDYNRSGLAIHLLMMSFIFLWMVLADSFVTKLNKAGFQKLLHPIYFWSSHVTGIYIIQWVIFGWSVLLLGLQQMTDYSAMIFGFVVLLVTDVLLRFTNLKRILPKL is encoded by the coding sequence ATGGAGAAAAATCTGGCTCAAGTAGAGTCAAAACGCATTTTCTATCTGGATTTTGCCAGAGGATTGGCTGTGTTTTTTATGATTATGCAGCATGCTATGATCATGCATGAAAGAACATCAGGCGAAGGCGACACCCTGTTGGGCAATCTGTTTGTTTTATTAGGTACCGCACCTGCTGCGCCTGTATTCATATTTATCATGGGAGTTTTCGCAGTACGCTCCAAAAAAAGCGTAGCAGAAAATATGATACGCGGCTGTAAAATATTCGCTTTTGGATATGTCTTAAATGCACTTCGATTTACCATTCCTTTTTCATTGGCCGGTGATTCGGGGGTAGCAGTGTCACATTTGTTCATGGTAGATATTTTTCAATTAGCAGGATTGTCACTGATCTTTTTCTCCGCTTTAAAAAAGCTTGCAGAGCATGCATTCATTCTGCCGGCATTCATCCTGGGCATACTGCTGATCTCACCCTACTTGTGGGGATTGAAAAGCGATTTGTATATTTTCGACCCGCTTTGGGGGGCTGGCGCCAATACTCAATTCCCCTTATTTCCATGGGGGGTATACTTCCTTTTAGGCATGTATGTAAGTAAATACCTTCAAACACAGAAATTGGAGGAGCAGATCAAGAAAAAATATTTGATGGGATGTCTGATTTTAGGGATAGCTGGTGCTGCAATGTTTCCGCTATTTCCAATAGGTGATTACAACCGAAGTGGACTGGCTATTCATTTGCTGATGATGAGTTTTATCTTTTTATGGATGGTTCTAGCTGATTCCTTTGTTACTAAGTTAAATAAAGCTGGATTTCAGAAGCTGTTACATCCAATATATTTCTGGAGCAGTCATGTCACTGGGATCTATATCATTCAATGGGTAATCTTTGGCTGGAGCGTGCTGCTCTTGGGTTTACAGCAAATGACGGATTATTCAGCTATGATCTTTGGTTTCGTTGTCTTGCTTGTAACAGACGTTTTGTTAAGATTTACGAATCTGAAACGTATTTTACCTAAGCTGTAG
- a CDS encoding 2-keto-4-pentenoate hydratase, giving the protein MQSELLYKRLAQKLVDAELNREEIVKLTAEYPELTVEDGYRIQNELVSLKLEQGHRIFASKMGLTSQAKMKQMNVHEPIRGYIFDYMNIEDGILRINELIHPKVEAEIAFVLSEDLEGPGITEAQVLASTDYVVPALEIIDSRYAQFQFALPDVIADNTSSSRVFIGSTWKKPDELELDLVGVTLSINGELKDLGAGAAVLGHPANAVAMLANMLAREGRKLHKGDLILSGGITGSHQLREGDVVSAKWGGLGSIEFVVKTG; this is encoded by the coding sequence GTGCAATCGGAACTATTGTACAAAAGGTTGGCTCAGAAGCTGGTGGATGCGGAGTTGAATAGGGAGGAGATCGTGAAACTGACGGCTGAATACCCCGAGCTGACAGTGGAAGATGGATATCGTATTCAAAATGAGCTGGTATCCCTCAAGCTTGAGCAGGGACATCGAATCTTTGCCTCTAAAATGGGTTTGACCAGTCAGGCAAAAATGAAGCAGATGAATGTGCACGAACCGATTCGGGGCTATATTTTTGACTATATGAATATCGAGGACGGCATTCTGCGGATCAATGAATTGATTCATCCCAAGGTGGAAGCGGAAATCGCCTTTGTTTTGAGTGAGGATTTGGAAGGACCGGGCATCACGGAGGCTCAAGTTCTGGCATCCACTGACTATGTGGTTCCCGCACTTGAGATTATCGACAGCAGGTATGCGCAGTTCCAGTTTGCCTTACCGGATGTCATTGCCGACAATACTTCGTCTTCCCGTGTGTTTATCGGATCGACATGGAAAAAGCCTGATGAACTTGAACTCGATTTGGTAGGTGTTACTCTTTCGATCAATGGCGAGCTCAAAGACTTGGGGGCTGGTGCGGCTGTTCTCGGTCATCCAGCCAACGCGGTCGCGATGCTGGCGAACATGCTTGCTCGCGAAGGGCGCAAGCTGCACAAGGGAGATTTGATTTTGTCCGGGGGCATTACCGGTTCCCACCAGTTACGGGAAGGGGATGTCGTAAGTGCCAAATGGGGTGGCCTCGGAAGCATTGAGTTTGTGGTGAAAACGGGATAG
- the dmpG gene encoding 4-hydroxy-2-oxovalerate aldolase gives MSRDIMITEVALRDGSHAINHQFTVEQVTAVARALDEANVPNIEVSHGDGLAGSSLQYGLSRTSELELIEAAVSVCKQAKVGVLLLPGIGTIKDLKTAAGLGVGMARIATHATEADISAQHIFRAKELGLTTVGFLMMSHMAAPEKLAEQARLMQSYGADVVYIVDSAGTLLPDQAGERVRALKQGLHIPVGFHAHNNLSLAMANTLVAIQEGATWIDGSVRCLGAGAGNTQTEVLLAVLDRMGIQTGVDLYKMMDLAEEIVSPILQVPQEITRDALVLGYAGVYSSFRLHAERAARRFGIDSRDILIELGRRKAVGGQEDMIVDVATEISQLNSSTKIR, from the coding sequence ATGAGTCGAGATATTATGATCACTGAGGTAGCTCTTCGAGATGGAAGCCATGCGATCAATCACCAGTTTACTGTTGAGCAAGTAACCGCGGTGGCGCGCGCATTAGATGAAGCGAACGTTCCGAATATCGAAGTCTCTCATGGAGATGGATTGGCTGGATCGTCCCTGCAGTATGGGCTGTCCAGGACCTCTGAACTGGAGCTGATCGAGGCTGCCGTTTCCGTTTGTAAACAAGCGAAAGTGGGCGTTCTCTTGCTGCCGGGAATCGGCACGATCAAAGATTTGAAGACGGCTGCAGGGCTAGGGGTAGGCATGGCACGTATCGCCACACATGCGACCGAAGCGGACATCTCCGCTCAGCATATTTTTCGGGCGAAAGAGCTTGGCTTGACGACAGTTGGCTTTTTGATGATGTCGCATATGGCTGCTCCGGAAAAACTGGCGGAGCAAGCTAGACTCATGCAAAGCTACGGAGCCGATGTCGTGTATATCGTCGATTCTGCTGGCACTCTGTTACCTGATCAAGCAGGGGAACGAGTCCGGGCGTTGAAGCAAGGTCTACATATTCCTGTTGGCTTCCATGCACACAATAATTTGTCTTTAGCTATGGCTAATACGCTCGTCGCCATTCAAGAGGGTGCGACCTGGATTGATGGCAGTGTTCGGTGCTTGGGTGCTGGTGCGGGCAATACACAAACCGAGGTTCTCCTTGCTGTACTGGATCGAATGGGCATTCAGACGGGCGTCGATCTGTACAAAATGATGGACCTAGCAGAGGAAATCGTGTCGCCGATTCTTCAAGTACCACAGGAAATTACCAGAGACGCTCTGGTTCTCGGATACGCGGGTGTCTATTCCAGCTTCCGGCTTCATGCCGAGCGTGCAGCCAGAAGATTCGGCATCGACTCCCGGGATATTTTGATCGAGCTGGGAAGGCGAAAGGCCGTGGGGGGACAAGAAGACATGATCGTGGATGTCGCAACGGAAATCTCCCAACTGAACAGCTCTACCAAAATCAGATAG
- a CDS encoding acetaldehyde dehydrogenase (acetylating): MKKVKVAILGSGNIGTDLMIKLGRSSVLELTSMIGIDADSDGLRRAKAAGYYVFDGGLKPFLETGADLADIVFDATSAKAHIRHAKALREAGKFAIDLTPAAVGPYVVPSVNLGAHLNEKNINLITCGGQATIPIVHAIGSVSPVSYAEIVATISSKSAGPGTRSNIDEFTETTAHGIEAIGGAKKGKAIIILNPAEPPILMRDTVYAVVEEGADRQAIVKAIHQTVAYIQAYVPGYRLRSEPIFDENKITVFLEVEGAGDYLPTYSGNLDIMTATAVKVAEEYAKHAVGIGTGI, encoded by the coding sequence ATGAAGAAAGTTAAAGTAGCCATACTGGGCTCGGGGAACATCGGGACAGACCTGATGATCAAGCTCGGAAGGTCGTCAGTTCTTGAACTGACGTCCATGATTGGAATCGATGCTGATTCGGATGGTCTGCGAAGAGCGAAGGCCGCTGGATACTACGTATTTGACGGCGGATTGAAACCGTTTTTGGAAACCGGTGCGGATCTTGCAGATATCGTCTTTGACGCTACTTCAGCCAAAGCACATATTCGACATGCCAAGGCGCTCAGGGAGGCAGGAAAGTTCGCCATCGATCTGACGCCTGCTGCTGTAGGCCCTTATGTAGTACCATCTGTGAATCTCGGTGCGCATTTGAATGAAAAGAACATCAATCTGATCACATGCGGCGGCCAGGCTACTATTCCGATCGTTCATGCCATAGGGAGTGTGAGTCCGGTCAGTTACGCAGAAATCGTGGCCACTATTTCCAGTAAAAGCGCGGGTCCTGGCACACGTTCCAACATCGACGAATTTACGGAGACGACTGCACATGGTATCGAAGCGATTGGCGGCGCGAAGAAAGGCAAGGCGATCATCATCCTGAATCCGGCGGAGCCGCCGATCCTAATGAGAGATACGGTCTATGCCGTAGTGGAGGAAGGTGCGGACCGACAGGCGATCGTGAAGGCTATCCACCAGACCGTTGCCTATATTCAAGCATACGTTCCTGGTTACCGACTGCGCTCAGAACCGATCTTTGATGAAAACAAAATCACCGTTTTTTTGGAAGTGGAAGGCGCGGGCGACTACCTCCCTACTTATTCAGGCAATCTGGATATCATGACGGCGACAGCGGTGAAGGTAGCAGAGGAATATGCCAAGCATGCTGTCGGCATCGGCACAGGTATATAG